The genomic interval GTCCGAAGGCACGGTGAGGACGATGTCGCACAACTCGGCGAGCTTGCCGCCTGTGCGGCCGGTCATGCCAATGGCACGAGCGCCGCGCGCGCGCGCCGCCTCGACGGCTCGCAGCACGTTGGGCGAGTTGCCGCTGGTCGAGATGGCGACGAGGACATCTCGCGCCTCGACCCAGGCTTCGACCTGTCGCGCGAACACGTCGTCGTAGCCGTAGTCGTTGGCAATCGCTGTAACGGTCGAGCTGTTCGCTGTCAGCGCGATGGCTGGCAGCGCCCGCCTCTCTCGCAGGAACCGACCGACCAGTTCTCCGGCAAGGTGCTGCGCGTCCGCCGCGCTGCCGCCGTTTCCCAGGAACACCGTCTTGCCGCCGCTGGCATACGATTCGATCAGCATCCGCGCTGCCGCTTCGATCTGCGGCAGGAGCTCCTGCGCGACCCGGCGCTTCACCTCCGCGCTGGCGAGAAGCTGCCGGAGAATGTCGGTCTGCAACGCCGTGTCCTGTGCGGGTCGTCGAACCGCCGTCAGCCGCCGTGCGTATGGATCGAGAGGTTTGAGATGATGCTCATACGGCGTTCGATTGTGAAGTGGCGGGGTCGGGTGAATCCTTCACCGGTCTTTCCCGCGACCGTCATCGCCAGGAAGCCCTCGCCGCCGAGCCCGCCGCAGGTGAACGAGGGCCCGTTGACGACGAAGATGGTGACCTGCGCCGCCTGAGCGAACGTCCGGATGCGATCCAATCGAGCCGTGTGCAGCATCGCCGTATGGTGTCTGCCGCCTTCCGCCTTCACAGCGAGCGCCACCGCCTCTTCGAACGTCTTGGCGCGGACGATGGGGAGGACGGGCATCAGGAACTCATCCATGACCAACAGATGGTCGTGCGGCGTTTCGAGGATGGCGACCAGCGTATCCTTCGGCGCGCGAATCCCCGCAGCCTCCAAGATGACCCCTGCGTTCTTGCCGACCATTTCGGGGTTCGCATGACCGTCCTTCGCGACGACGCGCATCAGGAGAGGGATCTCGTGCGGCTTGACGAGGTAGCAGTCCGCATTGACGAGCTCGCGGATCAGCTTGTCCGCGACCGCCTCGACGACCATGCACTCCTTCTCGCCGATGCAGAGCAGGTCGTTGTCGAACGACGCCCCAGCGGCGATGTCCTTCGCCGCCTTCGCGATGTCCGCCGTCTCGTCGACGACCACCGGCGGGTTGCCCGGGCCGGCGGCAAACGCCTTCTTCCCGACGGAGAGCGCCGCCTTGACGACTCCCGCTCCACCCGTCGCGACGACGGCGTCGATGTCGGGATGCTCCATGATCGCCTTCGCAGTGCGCATCGACGGAGCTCCGACGGATGTGAGGACGTTCCGCGGGCCCCCGGCATCGACGATGGCGTCGTTCAGGTAGACCATCGTCTGAAGCGTGCACTTCGCGGCTCGTGGATGCGGGCTGAAGACGACCGTGTTCCCTGAAGCGACCATGATGATCGCGTTGTTGATGGCGGTCGATGTGGGGTTGGTCGTCGGCGTGATCGCGTTGATCGTGCCAATCGGCGCGCGCTCGATGATGAGCGCCCCGTAGTCGCCCGTGAGAGCCTCCGACTTGAGGTCTTCGACGCCCGGGCTCAGGTCGGCAGCGCCGGTGTTCTTCATCACCTTGTGCTCGGCGCGTCCGATGCCGGTTTCGCTGACGGCGAGATCGGCAAGCTCCTTGGCGTGCTTGCGCGCCGTCACGCGGATTGCCTCGATGATCCGCTTGCGGTCATCGATGCTGAGAGCGATCAGCTCCCGTTGAGCGGCATTTGCCGCTTCGACCGCGCCATCGGCGGAGAGGAAGATCCCGTGACCCGAGAGCACCGGCGTCCCGGCTCTGGAGTCTTCGTCCGATTTCGCGCCTTCGGACGCGCCAGGAGCCGTGGGCTCGGCGGAACCCGAACCCGCCAGCTTACCGACCACCTGAGCGACGATCTCGCGGACCCTTGCCTCATCAATGGATGCCATGGTGTCTCCTCAGAAGAGGCATAGGCGGCATCGCACCGACACCGCGCCGTTGCCGACGCAGGATGCGGCCGCCTCACGGTCGCGGAGGTCTAGCTTCACGATACGGAGGGCAGGATCGCCTCGATCTCGGAGTGCGGCCGCGGGATGACGTGGACGGACACCAGTTCACCGACGGAGCGCGCGGCTTCCGCGCCTGCTTCGGTCGCAGCCTTGACGGCACCGACATCGCCACGAACCATCACGGTGACCAGCCCGCCGCCGATCTTCTCCAAGCCGACGAGATGGACGTTCGCCGCCTTCACCATGGCATCCGCAGCCTCGATAGATCCCACAAGGCCCTTCGTCTCGATCAGACCCAGCGCTTCACCAGCCATCTGCACGTTCTCCTTGTTTCGGAACGCCGCCTCGCATCATCGGAGGC from Candidatus Poribacteria bacterium carries:
- a CDS encoding SIS domain-containing protein codes for the protein MLRQLLASAEVKRRVAQELLPQIEAAARMLIESYASGGKTVFLGNGGSAADAQHLAGELVGRFLRERRALPAIALTANSSTVTAIANDYGYDDVFARQVEAWVEARDVLVAISTSGNSPNVLRAVEAARARGARAIGMTGRTGGKLAELCDIVLTVPSD
- a CDS encoding aldehyde dehydrogenase family protein — encoded protein: MASIDEARVREIVAQVVGKLAGSGSAEPTAPGASEGAKSDEDSRAGTPVLSGHGIFLSADGAVEAANAAQRELIALSIDDRKRIIEAIRVTARKHAKELADLAVSETGIGRAEHKVMKNTGAADLSPGVEDLKSEALTGDYGALIIERAPIGTINAITPTTNPTSTAINNAIIMVASGNTVVFSPHPRAAKCTLQTMVYLNDAIVDAGGPRNVLTSVGAPSMRTAKAIMEHPDIDAVVATGGAGVVKAALSVGKKAFAAGPGNPPVVVDETADIAKAAKDIAAGASFDNDLLCIGEKECMVVEAVADKLIRELVNADCYLVKPHEIPLLMRVVAKDGHANPEMVGKNAGVILEAAGIRAPKDTLVAILETPHDHLLVMDEFLMPVLPIVRAKTFEEAVALAVKAEGGRHHTAMLHTARLDRIRTFAQAAQVTIFVVNGPSFTCGGLGGEGFLAMTVAGKTGEGFTRPRHFTIERRMSIISNLSIHTHGG
- a CDS encoding BMC domain-containing protein, translated to MAGEALGLIETKGLVGSIEAADAMVKAANVHLVGLEKIGGGLVTVMVRGDVGAVKAATEAGAEAARSVGELVSVHVIPRPHSEIEAILPSVS